One stretch of Punica granatum isolate Tunisia-2019 chromosome 5, ASM765513v2, whole genome shotgun sequence DNA includes these proteins:
- the LOC116206810 gene encoding putative F-box protein At5g38390 isoform X2 produces MSRSSSIGCLPCLIYCNPKPRQNYLDTEKMKQNQKPDLISSLPTEILRRITWFLPLREALRTSTLSSSWKDLWAPVPVNFETEDGHLIEKATAQAIVDRFISSCNCSEIRKLCFSCPGNDQELVMVKGGADKELYLQFFQFNKEDTTLARKEYNLVLELGPDWRSLDEFRSLRILHLRSVMFESKDLLSALFSNLERLESLEVVDCRGLQFLEVKDSCKHLRSLKIKGCSDIEEVKLSTPNLRAFSYSGRLPRIEMKIGQSLVEWLCSAGVIFGRLEFCFGKLKELQWVDATFDCPKKDSLSCFLNMSPVLENLHIEIDLSRSSVEPPYFHQYWHEPHLWMDCTAVTSGVKALKSLKKVEFVGFTGEEDHSTFIDLLVENASALESMIIM; encoded by the exons ATGTCTCGATCCAGTTCTATCGGATGTCTTCCCTGTCTAATATATTGTAATCCAAAACCAAGACAAAATTATCTCGATACcgaaaaaatgaaacaaaatcaGAAGCCTGATCTGATCAGCTCCTTGCCAACCGAGATCCTTCGCCGGATCACGTGGTTTCTCCCTCTCAGGGAAGCTCTCCGAACGTCGACTCTCAGCTCATCTTGGAAGGATCTCTGGGCACCTGTCCCCGTGAACTTCGAAACTGAGGATGGCCACTTGATCGAAAAGGCCACTGCCCAAGCGATCGTGGACAGGTTTATCTCGTCTTGCAACTGTTCTGAAATCCGGAAACTGTGCTTCAGCTGCCCTGGGAATGATCAGGAGCTGGTCATGGTAAAGGGAGGAGCAGATAAAGAGCTTTATTTACAGTTTTTCCAGTTCAATAAGGAAGACACAACACTTGCCAGGAAGGAGTACAATCTGGTATTGGAATTGGGCCCGGATTGGAGAAGCCTCGACGAGTTCCGTTCTCTCAGGATTCTTCACCTGAGGTCGGTTATGTTCGAATCGAAGGACTTACTCTCGGCACTCTTCTCGAACCTCGAGCGTTTGGAGAGCTTAGAGGTTGTAGATTGTCGCGGGCTGCAATTCCTAGAGGTCAAGGACAGCTGTAAGCATCTCAGGAGCTTGAAGATCAAGGGCTGCTCCGACATTGAAGAGGTTAAGCTTTCGACTCCGAACCTGAGAGCATTCTCCTACTCAGGTCGCCTCCCTAGGATCGAGATGAAGATTGGCCAGAGCTTGGTGGAG TGGCTCTGCTCGGCAGGAGTGATATTCGGAAGGCTAGAGTTCTGTTTTGGGAAGTTAAAAGAACTGCAGTGGGTCGATGCCACATTCGACTGCCCGAAGAAAGATTCTCTTAGTTGCTTCTTAAACATGAGCCCTGTCTTGGAAAATTTGCATATCGAA ATTGATCTGAGTAGGAGTTCGGTTGAGCCGCCCTATTTTCATCAGTACTGGCACGAGCCTCACCTTTGGATGGACTGTACGGCTGTGACGTCCGGTGTTAAGGCCCTCAAAAGCTTGAAGAAGGTAGAGTTTGTGGGCTTCACGGGCGAAGAGGATCATTCGACATTCATCGACCTTCTAGTAGAAAATGCAAGTGCACTCGAGTCAATGATCATCATGTAA
- the LOC116206810 gene encoding F-box protein At2g39490-like isoform X1 translates to MKQNQKPDLISSLPTEILRRITWFLPLREALRTSTLSSSWKDLWAPVPVNFETEDGHLIEKATAQAIVDRFISSCNCSEIRKLCFSCPGNDQELVMVKGGADKELYLQFFQFNKEDTTLARKEYNLVLELGPDWRSLDEFRSLRILHLRSVMFESKDLLSALFSNLERLESLEVVDCRGLQFLEVKDSCKHLRSLKIKGCSDIEEVKLSTPNLRAFSYSGRLPRIEMKIGQSLVEVRLDLTDGLCPNGEFDCEEVLSLLESVKEVEVLTISGWLLRWLCSAGVIFGRLEFCFGKLKELQWVDATFDCPKKDSLSCFLNMSPVLENLHIEIDLSRSSVEPPYFHQYWHEPHLWMDCTAVTSGVKALKSLKKVEFVGFTGEEDHSTFIDLLVENASALESMIIM, encoded by the exons atgaaacaaaatcaGAAGCCTGATCTGATCAGCTCCTTGCCAACCGAGATCCTTCGCCGGATCACGTGGTTTCTCCCTCTCAGGGAAGCTCTCCGAACGTCGACTCTCAGCTCATCTTGGAAGGATCTCTGGGCACCTGTCCCCGTGAACTTCGAAACTGAGGATGGCCACTTGATCGAAAAGGCCACTGCCCAAGCGATCGTGGACAGGTTTATCTCGTCTTGCAACTGTTCTGAAATCCGGAAACTGTGCTTCAGCTGCCCTGGGAATGATCAGGAGCTGGTCATGGTAAAGGGAGGAGCAGATAAAGAGCTTTATTTACAGTTTTTCCAGTTCAATAAGGAAGACACAACACTTGCCAGGAAGGAGTACAATCTGGTATTGGAATTGGGCCCGGATTGGAGAAGCCTCGACGAGTTCCGTTCTCTCAGGATTCTTCACCTGAGGTCGGTTATGTTCGAATCGAAGGACTTACTCTCGGCACTCTTCTCGAACCTCGAGCGTTTGGAGAGCTTAGAGGTTGTAGATTGTCGCGGGCTGCAATTCCTAGAGGTCAAGGACAGCTGTAAGCATCTCAGGAGCTTGAAGATCAAGGGCTGCTCCGACATTGAAGAGGTTAAGCTTTCGACTCCGAACCTGAGAGCATTCTCCTACTCAGGTCGCCTCCCTAGGATCGAGATGAAGATTGGCCAGAGCTTGGTGGAGGTGAGGCTTGATCTGACAGATGGGTTGTGTCCTAACGGTGAGTTCGACTGTGAGGAAGTGTTGTCTCTATTAGAATCCGTCAAAGAGGTTGAAGTTCTAACCATCAGCGGTTGGCTTCTTCGG TGGCTCTGCTCGGCAGGAGTGATATTCGGAAGGCTAGAGTTCTGTTTTGGGAAGTTAAAAGAACTGCAGTGGGTCGATGCCACATTCGACTGCCCGAAGAAAGATTCTCTTAGTTGCTTCTTAAACATGAGCCCTGTCTTGGAAAATTTGCATATCGAA ATTGATCTGAGTAGGAGTTCGGTTGAGCCGCCCTATTTTCATCAGTACTGGCACGAGCCTCACCTTTGGATGGACTGTACGGCTGTGACGTCCGGTGTTAAGGCCCTCAAAAGCTTGAAGAAGGTAGAGTTTGTGGGCTTCACGGGCGAAGAGGATCATTCGACATTCATCGACCTTCTAGTAGAAAATGCAAGTGCACTCGAGTCAATGATCATCATGTAA